One window of Phocoena phocoena chromosome 13, mPhoPho1.1, whole genome shotgun sequence genomic DNA carries:
- the LOC136133180 gene encoding large ribosomal subunit protein P1-like isoform X1 — protein MASVLELACIYSALILHDDEVTVTEDKINALIKAAGVNVEHLWPGLFAKALANVNIGILMHNVGTGGPAPAADAAPAGGPAPSITAAPAEEKKAEAKKEESEESYDGMRFGLFD, from the coding sequence ATGGCCTCCGTCTTGGAGCTGGCGTGCATCTACTCGGCCCTCATCCTGCACGACGATGAGGTGACAGTCACGGAGGATAAGATAAACGCCCTCATTAAAGCAGCCGGTGTAAATGTTGAACATCTCTGGCCAGGCTTGTTTGCAAAGGCTTTGGCCAATGTCAACATCGGGATCCTCATGCACAATGTGGGGACTGGTGGACCTGCCCCAGCAGCTGATGCTGCCCCAGCAGGGGGTCCTGCCCCCTCCATCACTGCTGCCCCAGCTGAGGAGAagaaagcagaagcaaagaaagaagaatctgAAGAGTCTTATGATGGCATGCGCTTTGGTCTTTTTGACTAA
- the LOC136133180 gene encoding large ribosomal subunit protein P1-like isoform X2: MASVLELACIYSALILHDDEVTVTALANVNIGILMHNVGTGGPAPAADAAPAGGPAPSITAAPAEEKKAEAKKEESEESYDGMRFGLFD, from the exons ATGGCCTCCGTCTTGGAGCTGGCGTGCATCTACTCGGCCCTCATCCTGCACGACGATGAGGTGACAGTCAC GGCTTTGGCCAATGTCAACATCGGGATCCTCATGCACAATGTGGGGACTGGTGGACCTGCCCCAGCAGCTGATGCTGCCCCAGCAGGGGGTCCTGCCCCCTCCATCACTGCTGCCCCAGCTGAGGAGAagaaagcagaagcaaagaaagaagaatctgAAGAGTCTTATGATGGCATGCGCTTTGGTCTTTTTGACTAA